One window from the genome of Treponema sp. OMZ 838 encodes:
- a CDS encoding RHS repeat-associated core domain-containing protein, translating into MDIKDYFYQRNYSLPRTAIEAEILFAARIMQVRFLKRLSGKTPLKQNSSGEKIGAESAVLHFVFFIVIVNKMQQSAKEGCLLKRNTVLEVFPLTAGIAGSGKTVPFEKRRSRYKETAENKAEAYRVYVEHLFSACDAVDARIFSKGDGNMTRKISTTNLPGGRGNAYPKADLDYSLDYEYDPAYAHRLVHAGNRYYRYDANGNITAEKDGPFTEDDEFIFTYNYDPDTDVYGTDYGFGLDAPKETEESHPENLFAYRRNYTWNEKNLLTKSSDRTYTVHYRYGEDGQRALKYTEEGRSETLYFNNFYTIHIPVQDKNNPQGLRVHKHIFVGNSRLVTAMTHTDNNGDNAEQREKRYYYHSDHLGSAQFVTDWRGRQYEHIEYTPYGELWIEEVAAGLDKLPFRFTGKEMDEETGLYYYGARYLDPKYSRWLSGDPALSYYVDGKSNGSSGGIYNPINFNLYHYADNNPIRYIDPTGLEEDVSEAERQLKELRQLGEEMFYKGTINGINLYTENYEDGCYARATVIAGELEKLGFGVTDYSYVTSPVMPGVIKAEKAAKRDPSKVPDKDSEGNFNRYRFHVAATVIIDGKKYVVDPYYHKSWLSISEQEDWYSCQYPRGTSTQPAHDKSENLIGPPAMTSWKTRSSYTGTLSINEYAQGWLKNYDSVKRDNEKNKKNNNPYIWSGK; encoded by the coding sequence ATGGATATAAAAGATTACTTTTATCAGCGTAACTATTCTCTCCCCCGGACAGCGATTGAAGCAGAAATCCTTTTTGCCGCGCGTATAATGCAAGTGCGGTTTTTGAAGCGCTTAAGCGGAAAAACACCGCTTAAACAAAACAGCAGCGGCGAAAAGATTGGAGCGGAAAGCGCGGTGCTGCATTTTGTTTTCTTTATAGTAATAGTAAACAAAATGCAGCAGTCCGCCAAAGAAGGATGCTTATTAAAAAGAAACACTGTGTTGGAGGTTTTTCCGCTTACGGCAGGGATTGCCGGAAGCGGAAAAACGGTGCCTTTTGAAAAGAGGCGGAGCAGATACAAGGAGACAGCCGAAAATAAAGCGGAGGCGTATCGGGTATACGTCGAGCATTTATTTTCGGCGTGCGACGCCGTAGATGCCCGCATATTTTCAAAAGGGGACGGGAACATGACAAGGAAGATAAGCACCACGAACCTCCCCGGCGGGCGCGGTAACGCCTACCCGAAAGCCGACCTTGACTACAGTCTTGATTACGAATACGACCCGGCCTACGCCCACCGGCTTGTACACGCCGGGAACCGGTACTACCGCTATGACGCAAACGGCAATATCACGGCAGAAAAAGACGGCCCCTTTACCGAAGACGATGAGTTTATCTTTACCTACAACTACGACCCCGACACCGACGTCTACGGCACCGACTACGGCTTCGGCCTTGACGCCCCGAAAGAGACGGAAGAGAGTCATCCTGAGAACCTATTTGCATATCGCCGTAACTACACGTGGAACGAGAAGAACCTCCTCACTAAATCGAGCGACCGAACCTACACGGTACACTACCGCTACGGTGAGGATGGGCAGCGAGCGCTCAAGTATACGGAGGAAGGACGTTCTGAAACGCTCTACTTCAATAACTTCTACACGATACATATCCCCGTGCAGGACAAAAACAACCCGCAGGGCTTACGAGTACATAAGCACATCTTTGTAGGGAACTCACGCCTTGTTACCGCGATGACGCACACCGATAACAACGGGGACAATGCCGAGCAGCGGGAGAAGCGGTACTACTACCACTCAGACCACTTAGGAAGTGCGCAGTTCGTAACCGACTGGCGAGGCCGCCAGTACGAGCATATCGAGTACACGCCCTACGGAGAACTTTGGATTGAGGAAGTCGCGGCTGGCTTAGACAAGCTGCCGTTTAGGTTTACCGGTAAGGAGATGGACGAGGAAACGGGGCTGTATTACTATGGAGCCCGCTACCTTGACCCGAAGTATAGTAGATGGTTGTCGGGAGACCCGGCGCTATCTTACTATGTTGATGGAAAATCAAATGGTTCATCCGGTGGTATTTATAATCCAATAAATTTTAATCTTTATCATTATGCGGATAATAATCCGATTCGATATATTGATCCTACAGGTTTAGAAGAAGATGTTTCTGAGGCGGAAAGGCAATTAAAAGAACTGAGACAACTTGGAGAAGAAATGTTTTACAAAGGAACAATTAATGGAATAAATTTGTATACAGAAAATTATGAAGATGGTTGCTATGCTCGAGCAACTGTTATTGCAGGAGAATTGGAAAAATTGGGTTTTGGAGTAACAGATTATTCTTATGTTACATCTCCTGTTATGCCGGGAGTTATAAAGGCAGAAAAAGCGGCAAAAAGAGATCCTTCAAAAGTTCCCGATAAAGATTCAGAAGGTAATTTTAATCGCTATAGATTTCATGTAGCAGCTACAGTTATTATTGATGGAAAGAAATATGTAGTAGACCCGTATTATCATAAGTCGTGGTTATCAATATCGGAACAAGAAGATTGGTATTCTTGTCAATATCCAAGGGGAACGTCTACACAACCCGCACATGATAAAAGTGAAAATCTGATTGGACCTCCGGCTATGACTTCGTGGAAAACACGAAGTAGTTATACAGGAACATTATCTATAAATGAATATGCTCAGGGATGGTTAAAGAATTATGATTCTGTAAAAAGAGATAATGAAAAAAACAAAAAGAACAATAATCCATATATATGGAGTGGCAAATGA